A genomic stretch from Oleomonas cavernae includes:
- a CDS encoding HlyD family type I secretion periplasmic adaptor subunit, giving the protein MSMAAAAKPAIAGVSSGLDTPRWIILTGCLCVILLVGGFGTWAKLGKVASAASAAGYVVAEGNRKAVQHRDGGPVAAVLVREGDLVQRGQVLIRLDLSDTAAEVQVLNSQRAQTLVRLSRLRAEAAGLMTLTFPAEVEALRGDPAFADLVAQEESLFQARRNAYAGNVDLLHQQIEGYRRQITGLKGKSKAASTQLSLIEQELRSMLVLLKEGYVARTRVMAQQRAAAGLRGDIEALAAEIAKTENEISKSELQIVQIEKQWRESVAKDLNDGEAIISQVEPRLFSARERLKRADLVSPEEGYVFDLKIHSAGAVIVPGDTVLEIVPASEPLVVMARVDPNDVDRVSEGQEVEIHLLPYRQRYMGIIGGRVLKVSADTFSDTNKEKFWFEATLTVDPDDLKRSGAALVPGMPVQALIKTGERTIGEYLLDPMYHFYDYALKED; this is encoded by the coding sequence ATGTCGATGGCAGCAGCTGCAAAGCCGGCGATTGCCGGCGTGTCGAGTGGCCTCGACACGCCGCGGTGGATCATTCTGACGGGTTGCCTTTGCGTGATACTGCTGGTTGGAGGATTTGGTACCTGGGCAAAACTCGGCAAGGTAGCCAGCGCCGCGTCAGCGGCAGGGTATGTTGTGGCGGAGGGCAATCGCAAGGCGGTGCAGCACCGCGATGGGGGTCCCGTCGCGGCCGTTCTGGTTCGTGAGGGAGATCTCGTTCAACGGGGGCAGGTGCTCATTCGACTGGATCTGTCGGATACCGCCGCGGAAGTTCAAGTCCTCAACAGCCAGCGAGCTCAAACGCTTGTGCGACTGTCGAGGTTGCGTGCGGAAGCTGCGGGACTTATGACCCTCACTTTTCCGGCAGAGGTAGAGGCGTTGCGCGGGGACCCCGCATTTGCTGACCTGGTTGCTCAGGAAGAGTCTCTGTTTCAGGCCAGGCGGAACGCTTACGCCGGCAACGTCGACCTGCTGCACCAACAGATCGAGGGATATCGGCGCCAAATTACCGGGCTCAAGGGAAAATCAAAGGCGGCGAGTACGCAGCTTTCCCTGATCGAGCAGGAACTCCGCAGCATGCTTGTGCTTCTCAAGGAAGGCTATGTGGCCCGCACGCGTGTCATGGCTCAACAGCGTGCTGCCGCGGGTTTGCGGGGCGATATCGAGGCGCTTGCCGCCGAAATTGCCAAAACCGAAAACGAGATCAGCAAGTCGGAACTGCAAATCGTGCAGATTGAAAAGCAGTGGCGGGAGTCGGTGGCCAAAGATCTCAATGACGGGGAAGCGATCATTTCTCAGGTCGAGCCGCGGCTGTTTTCCGCACGAGAACGGCTTAAGCGCGCAGATCTCGTGTCGCCAGAGGAAGGCTATGTCTTCGATCTCAAAATCCACTCTGCCGGGGCGGTGATCGTCCCGGGCGATACGGTACTGGAGATCGTTCCCGCCAGCGAACCCCTTGTGGTGATGGCGCGGGTCGACCCCAATGACGTCGATCGGGTGAGTGAGGGGCAAGAGGTCGAAATTCACCTTCTGCCCTATCGCCAGCGCTACATGGGGATCATTGGTGGCAGGGTGCTCAAGGTTTCCGCGGACACTTTCTCGGACACCAACAAGGAGAAATTCTGGTTTGAAGCAACTCTCACGGTCGATCCCGATGACTTGAAGCGCAGCGGCGCGGCGCTGGTTCCAGGCATGCCGGTGCAGGCCTTGATCAAGACCGGGGAACGGACGATCGGCGAATATCTGCTCGACCCGATGTACCACTTCTACGATTACGCTCTGAAGGAGGATTGA
- a CDS encoding glycosyltransferase, with the protein MKLLFLHPNFPGQFKNLAAAFAAKAGYQVVGVGHRSSEWRSVPGVKTYHYGPLPAFEAPPYMPVDQFAQQVRRGHAVAAVLRDLAQDGFSPDVVIAHPGWGDAMFLHDVFPRARLIAFLEFYYQHSGTDLDFDPEFPPSPNETEFLRLRNLPSVMAYEVAAAAVSPTAWQASLFPRALRCGITVHHEGVDTNAVCPDPAACVTMPSGRVLTRHDEVVTYVARGLEPMRGFHSFMRALPEIQRQRPDVVTIIVGSDEVHYGRRPQGKRGWREVMLAEVGAQLDMERIWFAGRLGYGEYLNVLRVSSVHVYLTYPFVLSWSLVEAMAAGCAIVGSNTAPVAEVITDGENGVLCDFFHRERLAEMVSTLVGDRELRLQLGARARLDAVEKFDFRRVALLGYESLIERALGAAPDTGANQPAARGRRAANG; encoded by the coding sequence ATGAAACTCTTGTTCTTGCACCCGAATTTCCCAGGGCAATTCAAGAACCTAGCTGCAGCTTTTGCAGCTAAGGCAGGGTATCAGGTTGTTGGCGTCGGTCATCGATCATCAGAGTGGCGGAGCGTCCCGGGGGTAAAGACGTATCATTACGGCCCCCTTCCGGCATTTGAGGCGCCACCCTATATGCCTGTAGATCAATTCGCCCAACAGGTGCGACGCGGACATGCGGTGGCCGCGGTTTTGCGGGATCTTGCCCAGGACGGATTTTCGCCTGACGTTGTCATTGCCCATCCCGGGTGGGGCGATGCGATGTTTCTGCACGATGTTTTTCCTCGTGCACGATTGATCGCCTTTCTGGAGTTCTACTATCAGCACTCTGGTACCGACCTCGATTTCGATCCGGAATTTCCGCCCAGCCCCAACGAGACTGAGTTCCTGCGTCTGCGCAATCTGCCGTCGGTGATGGCCTATGAGGTTGCTGCCGCAGCGGTAAGTCCGACCGCCTGGCAGGCCAGCCTCTTTCCACGAGCCCTGCGATGCGGCATCACTGTGCATCATGAAGGCGTCGATACCAACGCGGTATGCCCCGATCCGGCAGCCTGCGTGACCATGCCAAGCGGCAGAGTCCTCACCCGCCATGACGAGGTGGTAACTTATGTCGCGCGGGGCCTTGAACCCATGCGCGGTTTCCATTCCTTCATGCGCGCCCTGCCGGAAATCCAGCGCCAACGGCCCGATGTCGTCACCATCATTGTGGGCTCAGACGAAGTGCATTATGGCCGTCGCCCGCAGGGTAAGCGCGGTTGGCGTGAGGTGATGCTCGCTGAGGTCGGGGCACAATTGGATATGGAACGCATCTGGTTCGCCGGTCGCCTGGGTTACGGCGAGTATCTGAATGTACTCCGGGTGTCGTCGGTTCACGTTTATCTGACTTATCCCTTTGTGTTGTCTTGGTCGTTGGTGGAGGCGATGGCGGCTGGCTGTGCCATTGTCGGTTCCAACACCGCACCCGTAGCTGAAGTGATTACCGATGGCGAAAACGGTGTCCTTTGCGATTTCTTCCACCGGGAGAGACTTGCGGAGATGGTCTCCACCCTCGTGGGCGATAGGGAACTCCGCCTGCAGCTGGGAGCACGCGCGAGACTGGACGCCGTGGAGAAATTCGATTTCCGCCGCGTGGCGTTGCTAGGTTACGAGTCTCTTATTGAGCGCGCTCTTGGCGCGGCACCCGACACCGGCGCTAATCAGCCAGCGGCTCGTGGTCGGAGGGCGGCCAATGGCTAG
- a CDS encoding glycosyltransferase produces MYTLLTPWPPQRNGIADYARELVAEGTTSVRLISEAIRPAKIADRVVAIDERTFLNDPGRRRLYHFGNNSDHTHLVPLFLRHPGHVVLHDPSLHYLAECVDRQIPGFFDAMLTADSSVDIASLRRCWRGGLKAPMDYNELRCLAWLKSATSIIVHSEFARRSVTPLLPGVPVNVVPHFAYLRRGIGDWRSRRTDARTRLGYSSNQFLIVTFGFVTRNKQYDSIVRAISRLEIGKRNKISYVIAGEINTGQFDLMSSLGGLDTSVVELRGYVPLSVADDLMDAADLVMNLRYPTYGESSGAVARAQGAGAAIAVSDIGGFSEIPADTCFHLPARPDVSHAVAALIDRTFDDPNVVAQVRDRAWAHANGVLSPKRCSAAYEEIIYG; encoded by the coding sequence ATGTATACACTTCTCACGCCCTGGCCACCGCAGCGAAATGGGATAGCAGACTACGCGCGTGAACTCGTCGCAGAGGGAACGACTTCCGTTCGTCTCATCTCTGAAGCGATCCGACCCGCAAAGATTGCTGATCGGGTTGTCGCGATCGACGAACGGACGTTTCTCAACGATCCCGGTCGGCGCCGGTTATATCATTTCGGTAACAATTCAGATCATACCCATCTTGTGCCGCTGTTCTTGCGGCATCCGGGCCATGTTGTCCTGCATGATCCGTCGCTGCACTATCTGGCAGAATGTGTGGACCGGCAGATTCCCGGCTTTTTCGACGCTATGCTTACAGCCGATTCCTCCGTAGACATCGCGTCGCTTCGACGATGTTGGCGCGGCGGACTGAAGGCACCGATGGATTACAATGAACTGCGCTGTTTGGCTTGGCTTAAGAGTGCAACCAGTATCATCGTCCATTCTGAATTTGCACGGCGCTCCGTGACCCCGCTCTTACCTGGCGTCCCGGTCAATGTCGTGCCCCATTTTGCCTATTTGCGGCGAGGGATAGGGGACTGGCGCAGCCGGCGAACGGATGCGCGGACGCGCCTTGGTTATTCGTCCAACCAGTTTCTTATTGTCACCTTTGGTTTTGTGACCCGCAACAAGCAATACGACAGTATCGTGCGCGCCATTTCCCGCCTAGAAATCGGCAAGAGAAACAAGATCTCCTACGTCATTGCTGGGGAAATTAATACCGGCCAGTTCGATTTGATGTCTTCGCTGGGAGGGCTGGATACAAGCGTCGTCGAACTGAGAGGCTATGTACCGCTAAGCGTCGCAGATGACCTTATGGATGCAGCCGACTTGGTGATGAACCTTCGCTATCCGACCTATGGTGAAAGCTCTGGCGCTGTCGCACGTGCGCAGGGCGCGGGGGCCGCCATTGCTGTTTCTGATATCGGCGGCTTCAGCGAAATCCCGGCAGACACCTGCTTCCACCTTCCCGCACGTCCAGATGTTTCGCACGCTGTTGCCGCCTTGATCGATCGTACCTTTGACGATCCCAACGTTGTAGCGCAGGTTCGCGACAGAGCCTGGGCTCATGCCAATGGTGTGCTTTCCCCGAAGCGATGCAGTGCGGCTTACGAGGAGATCATTTATGGCTAA
- a CDS encoding glycosyltransferase, with translation MVIDAHDAFGDRHHLARSAGLTPHWFYTSREEEGRGFDRADMIIAIQDAEGQMFRQQTSAEVVTIEYSTPPALVSKALSGPIKVGYLGSLNPWNTKSLQIFDSLLASHPRKDELSARFSFLVFGGVCLANDEYKVLQRMGPVDKVEHFYEDVDIVVNPMVGGTGLKIKTVEALAFGRLVLSTASGGTGLEDIHPDICLDGLGALISRLEAVASREAALEQGSEMFQRYMIFHNRTEQRIDTMLDKLGFGIVKNQVA, from the coding sequence TTGGTCATCGATGCCCATGATGCTTTCGGGGATCGGCACCACTTAGCGCGTAGTGCTGGCCTCACACCCCATTGGTTCTACACAAGCCGCGAAGAGGAGGGCCGAGGTTTCGACCGGGCGGATATGATTATTGCCATTCAAGACGCCGAAGGGCAGATGTTCCGCCAGCAGACATCCGCCGAGGTGGTTACGATAGAATACTCGACGCCACCCGCCCTGGTTTCGAAGGCTTTAAGCGGGCCCATCAAGGTCGGCTATCTAGGATCGCTGAATCCCTGGAACACTAAATCCTTGCAGATATTCGACAGTTTACTCGCATCGCATCCAAGGAAAGACGAACTATCGGCGCGCTTTAGTTTCCTAGTATTCGGCGGGGTTTGCTTGGCCAATGACGAGTACAAAGTATTGCAGCGAATGGGCCCCGTCGACAAGGTTGAGCATTTCTATGAGGATGTGGATATCGTCGTGAACCCAATGGTAGGGGGTACGGGCTTGAAGATTAAGACCGTTGAAGCATTGGCATTCGGTCGCCTTGTATTGTCTACGGCCTCTGGAGGAACCGGTCTCGAAGACATCCACCCCGATATTTGTCTTGATGGGCTTGGGGCACTAATTTCGCGACTTGAGGCTGTAGCCTCCCGTGAGGCAGCGCTTGAGCAAGGCAGCGAGATGTTCCAACGCTACATGATATTTCATAATCGTACAGAACAAAGAATCGACACGATGCTTGATAAGCTCGGCTTTGGTATCGTAAAGAATCAAGTGGCATAG
- a CDS encoding WcbI family polysaccharide biosynthesis putative acetyltransferase, whose amino-acid sequence MARPKICFIGNCQAQTLSLLADHVGAAVDIIYLPPVFDLKRFATLDIEKLINGADIIFNQRVSEDYAVSFVRPSVIRAKFGSRSASWPNIYFDGYFPGIGYVYTKAGKLTGPVGDYHFEQIREAWTCKLSIKDTARKILEDSSIDFPVEKSLQKLRLRETETDIKISDYISTYFRVRKIFYSMNHPDDHVIFEILRRLLGRFGIYAGVPESIRGFKYTLNSLIVPELTFVRQRYRLLFPEQNNIRGTGIRIDSDFGGSDGIPLVYNWSMLVGAYFRLYDHVFKEDGASI is encoded by the coding sequence ATGGCGCGCCCTAAAATTTGTTTTATTGGAAATTGTCAAGCTCAGACGCTTTCGCTGTTGGCAGACCATGTGGGAGCAGCAGTAGATATCATTTACCTGCCGCCAGTCTTCGACCTTAAACGGTTTGCTACACTTGACATCGAGAAACTTATCAACGGCGCCGATATCATTTTCAATCAGCGGGTATCGGAAGATTATGCGGTTAGTTTTGTTCGGCCTTCGGTGATCCGCGCTAAATTCGGCAGTCGCTCGGCTTCTTGGCCAAATATCTATTTCGATGGCTATTTCCCTGGTATAGGCTACGTCTACACAAAAGCTGGAAAATTGACCGGGCCGGTCGGCGACTATCACTTTGAACAGATTCGCGAAGCTTGGACCTGCAAGCTTTCGATCAAAGACACAGCGAGGAAAATCCTTGAGGATTCCTCCATCGATTTTCCTGTGGAAAAATCTCTTCAAAAACTTCGGCTTCGGGAAACCGAAACCGATATCAAGATCTCAGATTACATTAGCACATATTTTCGCGTACGGAAGATTTTCTATTCAATGAACCATCCCGACGACCATGTCATTTTTGAGATACTGCGGCGGCTACTGGGGCGATTTGGCATATATGCTGGCGTCCCAGAATCGATCAGGGGCTTTAAATATACATTGAATTCACTTATCGTCCCGGAACTTACCTTTGTACGCCAACGCTACCGCCTGCTATTCCCGGAACAGAACAATATTCGGGGCACCGGTATCCGCATCGATTCCGACTTTGGCGGTAGCGATGGCATCCCCTTAGTCTACAACTGGTCGATGCTGGTCGGGGCGTATTTCCGCCTCTACGACCATGTCTTTAAAGAAGACGGAGCGAGCATCTAG
- a CDS encoding class I SAM-dependent methyltransferase produces MLPSVQNVFGIVNEDAPPELLLRMRCDSQSMSFYGDMSRFISQRIAGFETLSLLDVGPRTGAGLALLRLLHHPRAFTRLKLHPVAGIDLDPNFNLIADKEFKDIQALTGNIFGLPEKKFDIVTCSHTIEHLKDVPDFVGQLEKLARRYVVIGCPFEEREPMSLGHVQRIDQNFMNKLGFFDLEIYESNQFHSGLCCFGLKTL; encoded by the coding sequence ATGCTGCCTTCTGTCCAAAATGTTTTTGGCATTGTTAATGAGGATGCGCCTCCCGAGCTGCTTCTTCGAATGCGCTGTGACAGCCAATCCATGTCGTTTTATGGTGATATGTCCCGGTTTATATCGCAGCGTATTGCCGGCTTCGAGACGCTGAGTTTACTCGACGTCGGTCCACGCACGGGCGCGGGACTTGCCCTGCTTCGCCTCCTCCACCACCCCCGGGCCTTCACGCGACTGAAGCTACACCCGGTCGCCGGCATCGACCTAGATCCCAATTTCAATTTGATCGCAGATAAAGAGTTCAAGGATATCCAAGCCTTAACTGGCAACATCTTTGGCCTCCCCGAAAAAAAATTCGATATTGTCACTTGCAGTCATACGATCGAACATCTCAAAGATGTTCCCGATTTTGTCGGTCAACTAGAGAAACTGGCACGACGTTACGTGGTTATTGGTTGTCCTTTTGAGGAGCGAGAACCCATGTCACTTGGCCATGTCCAGCGCATCGATCAAAACTTCATGAACAAGCTAGGTTTTTTTGACCTAGAAATCTACGAATCCAATCAATTTCACTCAGGCCTTTGCTGCTTTGGGCTGAAAACCCTCTAG
- a CDS encoding transposase, whose amino-acid sequence MSKQERRKFSREFKLSAVSRLEAGESSSALSLQLGVKRTILYRWRDAWRAGGELALRAGQGRPNKADALAMEAARGPLAKANDLAEARRQIAELERKVGQQQVHLDFFKGALRRIETSRRPAPAPGAPVSSPRSRR is encoded by the coding sequence ATGTCCAAGCAGGAACGACGAAAGTTCAGTCGCGAGTTCAAGCTCTCGGCGGTAAGCCGGCTGGAGGCGGGCGAGAGCAGTAGCGCGCTATCGCTGCAGCTTGGGGTCAAGCGGACGATCCTCTACCGGTGGCGTGACGCTTGGCGGGCGGGAGGCGAGTTGGCCCTGCGTGCGGGGCAGGGCCGGCCCAACAAGGCCGATGCGCTGGCGATGGAGGCGGCGCGCGGTCCGCTGGCGAAGGCCAATGACTTGGCCGAGGCTCGCCGCCAGATCGCCGAGCTGGAACGCAAGGTGGGCCAGCAGCAGGTGCATCTGGATTTTTTCAAAGGCGCCTTGCGGCGTATCGAGACGTCGCGCCGGCCGGCTCCGGCTCCTGGCGCGCCAGTGTCTTCGCCGAGATCCAGGCGATGA
- a CDS encoding IS3 family transposase encodes MTHPQGPGLQGQGTVAGIEQLCALAGVSRAAYYRHWQEHAPLVQETVLRDAVQRLAITHRHYGYRRITVLLKRDGWQVNRNRPI; translated from the coding sequence ATGACACATCCGCAAGGTCCAGGATTACAAGGTCAAGGAACGGTCGCCGGCATCGAACAGCTGTGCGCCCTCGCTGGAGTCAGCCGGGCGGCTTACTACCGGCACTGGCAAGAGCACGCGCCGCTGGTGCAGGAGACGGTGCTGCGTGACGCCGTCCAGCGCCTGGCGATCACCCATCGCCACTATGGCTATCGGCGCATCACCGTCCTGCTGAAGCGGGATGGCTGGCAGGTCAACCGTAATCGGCCGATTTAG
- the tnpA gene encoding IS66-like element accessory protein TnpA produces MRQDILTGPERRRRWAIAEKRRIVDEAGAEGVSVAEVARRHDLTRQHIYQWRRELQAKGDLPTVATVFLPVEISSDDGRTERGGDADLVHGYQVEIVVRNGRSVRVASDVPDVIVQRMIRLAEAP; encoded by the coding sequence ATGCGGCAGGATATCCTGACCGGGCCAGAGCGGCGCCGGCGATGGGCGATCGCGGAGAAGCGGCGGATTGTCGACGAGGCAGGAGCCGAAGGAGTGTCCGTGGCGGAAGTGGCGCGTCGGCACGACCTCACCCGCCAGCACATCTATCAATGGCGAAGAGAGCTTCAGGCCAAGGGTGACCTGCCGACCGTGGCAACGGTGTTTCTCCCGGTCGAGATATCCAGCGACGATGGTCGTACCGAGCGTGGCGGCGATGCCGACTTGGTGCATGGATACCAAGTCGAGATCGTGGTGCGGAATGGCCGCAGCGTGCGTGTCGCCTCTGACGTTCCAGATGTTATCGTACAGCGCATGATCCGCCTTGCCGAGGCGCCGTGA
- the tnpB gene encoding IS66 family insertion sequence element accessory protein TnpB (TnpB, as the term is used for proteins encoded by IS66 family insertion elements, is considered an accessory protein, since TnpC, encoded by a neighboring gene, is a DDE family transposase.): MRVYLACGVTDMRKGIGGLVAKAQDVLKQDTRSGAVFAFRGGRGDRIKLLHWDGQGFCLYYKILEKGRFPWPSPAEGAANLTSAQLAMLWEGIDWRRPTWTSPPDRVG, encoded by the coding sequence GTGCGGGTCTACCTGGCCTGCGGCGTGACCGACATGCGCAAAGGCATAGGCGGCTTGGTGGCCAAGGCGCAGGACGTGCTGAAGCAGGACACCCGATCGGGAGCGGTCTTCGCGTTCCGTGGCGGCAGGGGAGACCGGATCAAGCTTCTGCACTGGGATGGGCAAGGCTTCTGCCTCTACTACAAGATCCTGGAGAAGGGTCGCTTCCCCTGGCCGTCGCCGGCCGAAGGGGCGGCGAACCTGACTTCGGCGCAGTTGGCGATGTTGTGGGAAGGCATCGACTGGCGCCGTCCGACTTGGACCTCGCCACCCGACAGGGTTGGTTGA
- the tnpC gene encoding IS66 family transposase: MSLVPDILPDDPAALKAIIAAQREEVARLTASARAYEALVQALKIRIARLKRQKFGVSSEKIEREIEQLQLALEDLEVAMAAAGTLAMPDDNAPDDSALVPDGDQLSDGRPAPRRRGKPRVVADTPRERIVLDPGEHCPDCGGALRLVGEDVSEILDYIAAKLKVVETARLKKSCRCCEKIVQPAAPTRPLRRGMMGANLLAHIIVSKFDDQLPLYRQAEIFARLGAEIPRSTLIDGCGAGVATLRPVINLIKTEVLGADRLHVDDTPIKVLDPSRRTADPMVRGVKEGRIWVYVRDDRPWGGGDPPGAAYFFSPDRKGEHPQRHLGSFNGILQADAYGGFKKLYAPGEDGASRIREAACWAHLRRDFHDVWKMTGSSIAKEALDRIGALYDIERDIAGRAAEVRHQVRRDHSRPRAEHFRTWCEAQLAQIPGKGGSIKGDLAMAMRYALKRWSAFTLFLEDGRVAIDNNAAERAIRPIAIGRKNFLFAGSDAGGETIADAMTIIETAKLAGLNPEAYLADVLARINDHIVTRLSELLPWNWTPLTAQRQAA; encoded by the coding sequence ATGTCGCTAGTCCCCGACATTCTCCCCGACGATCCCGCCGCGCTGAAGGCAATCATTGCCGCGCAGCGCGAAGAAGTGGCGCGGTTAACCGCCTCGGCGCGCGCCTACGAAGCCTTGGTGCAGGCACTCAAGATCCGCATTGCGCGGCTAAAACGACAGAAGTTCGGGGTCAGCTCGGAGAAGATCGAACGGGAGATCGAGCAACTCCAACTCGCCCTTGAGGATCTCGAAGTTGCCATGGCCGCGGCCGGCACGCTTGCCATGCCCGATGACAATGCCCCAGATGACAGCGCGTTGGTGCCTGATGGTGATCAGCTATCAGATGGCCGGCCTGCGCCACGCCGGCGCGGCAAGCCCCGGGTCGTCGCCGATACACCACGTGAGCGCATCGTGCTCGACCCCGGTGAACACTGCCCCGATTGCGGCGGCGCCCTGCGCCTGGTCGGTGAGGATGTATCGGAGATCCTCGACTACATTGCCGCCAAGCTGAAGGTGGTCGAGACCGCCCGCCTCAAGAAGTCCTGCCGGTGCTGTGAGAAGATCGTTCAGCCGGCTGCCCCGACGCGGCCGCTCCGGCGTGGCATGATGGGGGCGAACCTTCTTGCTCATATCATCGTCTCGAAGTTCGACGATCAGCTGCCGTTGTATCGGCAGGCTGAGATCTTTGCCCGCCTTGGGGCGGAGATTCCGCGATCGACCCTTATCGACGGCTGTGGTGCAGGGGTGGCGACACTCCGGCCAGTAATCAACCTGATCAAGACCGAGGTCCTGGGCGCCGATCGGCTGCACGTGGACGACACGCCGATCAAAGTGCTGGACCCGTCGCGTCGTACCGCCGATCCAATGGTTCGTGGTGTCAAGGAGGGCCGTATCTGGGTCTATGTGCGTGACGACCGGCCATGGGGCGGCGGGGATCCACCTGGTGCCGCCTACTTTTTCTCGCCCGACCGCAAGGGCGAACACCCCCAGCGCCACCTCGGCAGCTTCAATGGGATCCTGCAGGCCGACGCCTATGGCGGATTCAAGAAGCTCTACGCCCCTGGAGAAGACGGGGCATCGCGGATCCGGGAGGCCGCATGCTGGGCGCACTTACGCCGTGACTTCCATGACGTGTGGAAGATGACGGGCTCCTCGATTGCCAAGGAGGCGCTCGACCGTATCGGTGCCCTCTATGATATCGAACGTGACATTGCCGGTCGCGCCGCCGAGGTCCGTCATCAAGTTCGCCGGGACCACAGCCGGCCTCGGGCCGAGCACTTCCGGACATGGTGTGAAGCCCAGTTGGCGCAGATACCGGGCAAGGGCGGTTCGATCAAGGGCGACCTGGCAATGGCCATGCGCTACGCCCTCAAGCGTTGGTCCGCCTTCACTCTCTTCCTGGAGGATGGCCGCGTCGCCATTGACAATAACGCCGCCGAACGGGCGATCAGGCCGATCGCAATCGGACGGAAGAATTTTTTGTTCGCCGGATCCGATGCCGGAGGAGAGACCATCGCCGACGCCATGACGATCATCGAGACCGCCAAGCTCGCGGGGCTCAATCCCGAGGCCTATCTCGCCGATGTTCTGGCGCGCATCAACGACCACATCGTCACTCGCCTCTCCGAACTCCTGCCATGGAATTGGACGCCCTTGACCGCGCAGCGCCAGGCCGCCTGA
- a CDS encoding IS3 family transposase: MPEEAAVQFRPPTTDSRHSWRVWPNLARHMKPLAIDQLWVADITYVRLGEAFVYLAVVLDAFSRKVVGWAMAGHLRAELALAALEMALVTRRSAPGGLVHHSDRGIQYACGDYIERLQVHGIQPSMSRPGCPYDNAMAESFMKALKQEEVDAAAYRDLDHATAAVGDFIEAVYNLERLHSALDYLSPAEFEAKPKSWAAAQQPMQPTNQHCP; this comes from the coding sequence CTGCCTGAGGAAGCCGCTGTTCAGTTCAGGCCGCCAACCACCGACAGCCGCCATAGCTGGCGGGTCTGGCCCAACCTGGCGCGGCATATGAAGCCGCTGGCCATCGACCAGCTGTGGGTCGCCGACATCACCTATGTGCGGCTGGGCGAGGCCTTCGTCTACCTGGCAGTGGTGCTCGACGCCTTCAGCCGCAAGGTCGTGGGCTGGGCCATGGCCGGCCACCTGCGCGCCGAACTGGCCTTGGCGGCCCTGGAGATGGCGCTTGTCACGCGCAGGTCCGCGCCTGGTGGCCTGGTCCACCACTCCGACCGGGGCATCCAATATGCCTGCGGCGACTATATCGAGCGCCTGCAAGTCCATGGCATCCAGCCCTCCATGAGCAGGCCCGGCTGCCCCTATGACAACGCCATGGCCGAAAGCTTCATGAAGGCCCTCAAGCAGGAGGAGGTCGACGCCGCCGCCTATCGCGACCTTGACCATGCCACGGCCGCCGTCGGAGATTTCATCGAGGCGGTCTATAACCTCGAGCGACTGCACTCAGCCCTCGACTACCTCTCGCCCGCGGAGTTCGAAGCCAAACCCAAATCATGGGCTGCTGCGCAGCAGCCCATGCAGCCAACCAATCAACACTGTCCCTAA
- a CDS encoding helix-turn-helix domain-containing protein, with translation MTRETRRRFSRAFKLAVVERLAAGESGSALARELSIKRGLLYRWRDHFRAGGELALRPGPGRPKQAEARILAAARGPASSASDLEQARRQIAALERKVGQQQLDLDFFKHALRHLEASRQASDAPGATASSPISKR, from the coding sequence ATGACCCGAGAGACGAGGCGGCGGTTCAGCCGGGCCTTCAAGCTGGCGGTGGTTGAACGATTGGCGGCGGGCGAGAGCGGTTCGGCACTGGCCCGGGAGTTGTCGATCAAGCGAGGACTGCTGTACCGCTGGCGGGATCATTTCCGCGCGGGCGGTGAACTGGCGCTGCGCCCGGGACCGGGACGGCCGAAGCAGGCGGAGGCGCGGATCCTGGCGGCGGCGCGGGGGCCGGCGTCGAGCGCCAGCGACCTGGAGCAGGCGCGCCGGCAGATCGCCGCGCTCGAGCGCAAGGTCGGCCAGCAGCAGCTGGACCTGGATTTTTTCAAGCACGCCTTGCGGCATCTCGAGGCGTCACGGCAGGCGAGCGACGCGCCTGGCGCGACGGCGTCTTCGCCTATATCCAAGCGATGA